The following proteins are co-located in the Castanea sativa cultivar Marrone di Chiusa Pesio chromosome 8, ASM4071231v1 genome:
- the LOC142606354 gene encoding uncharacterized protein LOC142606354 yields MGSGTQGNTSSRPPLGTVNVIFATPGRADSCPSRVMTVVRPLFKNSNHGLKKAKIALQLPLSFLEKDKFGNIQPHDDALVVTLRIGIKKKNGKWRVCVDFSDLNKACPKDPFPMPRIDQLVDATVGHLRMSFLDVFQGSHQIPLALDDQEKTTFVTPTRNYHYKPSHNPKEVQRLTGMMAALNQFISRSTDRCRPFFQLLNKWKEFEWTEECAFAFQQLKGLVLLRVDNSVQRPVYYVSNSLHKAEICYLPLEKAILVVVHATRKLLHYFQSHTVMVLTQLPLRSLLRSADIKWGTILGAFDINYIPLTSVKSLVLADLVAEFTELSLEEHMKRSDMDKKSVGMIALKESLSWKVYVDGTANQRGSGVGLVIIFPEKIVIEKSLRMGFSAIYNEVEYEALLIGMNMVQKMGGKNVEMFLSSRLTVGQVEQELEARDSRMQEYLSQGLDIVGPFPKAVANKKFLLVDTDYFTKWVEAKLLSNIKDLDARRFVWKNIVTQFEIPHTRISDNGVQFDSKNFKRYCCDLGITNKYSTPAYPQGNG; encoded by the exons ATGGGTTCAGGTACTCAAGGGAACACCTCTTCGAGGCCTCCATTGGGCACCGTTAATGTCATCTTTGCAACCCCTGGAAGGGCAGATTCGTGTCCCTCCCGAGTAATGACTGTGGTTCGACCACTATTTAAGAACTCTAATCATGGGCTGAAGAAAGCAAAAATTGCATTGCAGTTGCCATTGAGTTTCTTGGAGAAGGATAAGTTTGGAAATATacagccacatgatgatgctctaGTGGTCACACTCAGGATAGGGA ttaagaagaagaatggaaaatggcgGGTCTGCGTAGACTTTTCTGACTTGAATAAAGCGTGTCCCAAGGATCCTTTCCCCATGCCTCgcattgatcaattggtggatgccacgGTTGGGCATCTTCGGATGAGTTTCCTAGATGTTTTTCAAGGTtctcaccaaatacctttggctttggatgatcaagagaaaacaaccTTTGTTACTCCTACgagaaattatcattataag CCATCTCATAATCCTAAGGAAGTTCAAAGATTGACAGGAATGATGGCTGCTTTAAATCAATTTATTTCTCGGTCTACGGACAGGTGTAGGCCATTCTTCCAGCtgctgaataaatggaaagaaTTTGAATGGACTGAAGAATGTGCTTTtgcttttcaacagctcaaagg TTTGGTATTGTTAAGGGTTGACAACAGTGTtcagagaccggtttattacgTAAGTAATTCATTGCACAAAGCTGAGATTTGCTACTTACCATTGGAAAAAGCCATTTTGGTAGTGGtgcatgccacgcggaagcttctccattacttccagtctcacacAGTTATGGTTTTAACCCAACTCCCGCTCAGGTCTCTACTTCGGAGCGCTGATATAAAGTGGGGAACAAttctaggggcttttgatataaACTATATTCCACTCACCTCTGTGAAGAGTTTGGTCCTTGCTGATTTAGTGGCCGAGTTTACTGAACTATCATTAGAAGAACATATGAAGAGGTCGGACATGGataaaaaatcagttggcatgatcgcCCTGAAGGAATCTTTATCATGGAAGGTGTACGTAGATGGGAcagcaaatcaaagaggatctggagTGGGGCTAGTTATAATATTTCCAGAAAAGATCGTCATTGAAAAGTCTTTAAGAATGGGTTTTTCAGCTATTTATAATGAAGTCGAGTATGAAGCTTTGCTAATAGGGATGaatatggttcagaaaatgggaggaaagaatGTGGAGATGTTCTTGAGCTCAAGGTTGACTGTAGGCCAGGTGGAACAGGAGCTAGAAGCCAGAGACTCGAGAATGCAGGAGTATTTAAGTCAG ggcttggatattgtagggCCCTTCCCCAAGGCAGTCgcaaataagaaatttttgcTGGTCGACacggactacttcactaaatgggttgaagccaaGCTATTGTCAAACATCAAGGATCTGGATGCAAGAaggtttgtttggaaaaacatagttACCCAGTTCGAAATTCCTCATACTCGTATCTCAGATAATggtgttcaatttgatagtaagaaCTTCAAaagatattgttgtgatctGGGTATTACAAACaaatattccactccggcttatccacAAGGGAATGGATAG